TGATGCAAATGATAAAGGGTGAGAATGTAAAAAATGGCAGCACTGTAGGGCAAGAGTAAAACACGCTGCTGGTACGCTTCCCAGTGAGCACGACGGCAAACCGCATACACGGCATCGGGCACCGCTGCAATAGCCAAATTCACGGTAACGGAGGTGTCAATGTATTTGCTTACTTCCCGAGCACGATCCACTACGATCTCCTCAATTTGCATGAGAAGTTTTTCCCGGCTGGCCTTGTCGGTTTCCCGTTCGAGCCGTTCTAAATACTCGGCAGAAGTCCATTTAGAATCTATGGGAACGCGTTTACCATTGGCCAAAATTAAGGCGAACTCCACAGGTCTCCCATTCACACGGAAATTAGTTTCCACTACATCCGGAGGGAGCTGCTTGAAAACTTCTGCAAGGAGGTTCTCGCCGGCTTGGCCCCGGGCGCGCCCGCCCACCAGAACGGCTTCTATACGCCGCACGCTTTCGCTGAAATCCTGTTCCCAACGGATACGGGCTTCTAACTGCGTTTTGAGGGTAAGCAAGTGCTGGTGCGCTTCTTGGATATCTTTTTTCAAGACATCTTTGACCCCTGCTGTTGTTTCCACCATCTTGGTTTCCAGGGCCTGCAGACCTTTTGCGAGATCGAAGACAGTATTGCGTAAGCCCTCGTGGGCAGAGGCTAAAGCGTCTATCTTGGCCTTCAGGGCTTCAATATCCCGAGCCGCAGTGAGGATAGGGGCATCGGGGGAAGGTTCGGAGGTTGATTTCCTTCCCCGCATGAGCCACAAGAGAAGGACAATCACACCCACCAGGAGGATTACAGCCATCATCCCCGCTCCTTTTGGTGGAGAATGAGGCCTCGTCTACTGTCTACACCCCTGCGGGGTGCTTCTGCTCCCCGAACACCCGCCGCAACACATCGCACATCTCCCCGATGGTGCAGTAGGCCTCCACGCATTCCAGAATGGCCGGCACCGTGTTTTCGTCCGAGCGGGCCACCTCCTCCAGGCGGGCCAGGGTGCGTTGCACCCGGAGGTTGTCCCGCCGCCGACGCACCTCGTGCAGGCGCTCTATCTGCCGGCGCACCGCCTCCGGGGAGATGCGCAAAATGTCTTTGGGGGGTGGCTCCTCTATGGTAAAGCGGTTCACCCCCACGATGACTGCCCGCCCCTGTTCCACCGCCTCCTGGAAGCGATACGCCGATTCGTGAATCTCCCTCTGCTGGTAGCCCCGTTCCAGGGCAGCCAAAGCCCCGCCCAGTTCCTCTATCTTGTCCAGGTAGCGTTGGGCCTCTTGCTCCAGGCGGGTCGTCAGCCACTCCACATAATAGGATCCCCCCAGGGGGTCCACCACATCGGCTACGCCACTCTCGTAGGCCAGGATTTGCTGGGTGCGCAGGCTCAGACGCACCGCCTCCTCGGTGGGGAGGGCCAGGGCCTCATCGTAGGAGTTGACATGCAGGCTCTGGGTGCCCCCTAGCACGGCTGCCAAAGCCTGGATGGTGCAGCGGATGACATTGTTCAAAGGCTGTTGGGCCGTCAGGGTAACGCCTGCCGTTTGGGTATGGAAGCGCAGAAGCCAGGAGCGGGGGTCTTGGGCCTGGAAGCGCTCCCGCATAATACGTGCCCACATACGGCGCGCCGCCCGGAACTTGGCCACCTCCTCGAAAAGGTTGTTGTGGGCGGCGAAGAAAAAGGACAGGCGCGGGGCGAAGTCGTCAATCCGTAGGCCAGCGCCCAAGGCCGCTTGGACGTATTCTATGGCGTTGGCGAAGGTGAAGGCCAACTCCTGCACCGCCGTGGCCCCCGCCTCCCGCATGTGGTAGCCACTGATGCTGATGGTGTTCCATTTGGGCATGTGCTGGGCACAGTATTTGAACACATCCACCACCAACCGCATGGAGGGACGGGGAGGATAGATATAGGTGCCCCGGGCGATGTACTCCTTCAGGATGTCGTTCTGAATGGTGCCGCTGAGGGCCTCCTGGGGCACCCCCTGCTGTTTGGCCACGGCAATGTAAAACGCCAGCAGGATGGATGCTGTGGCGTTAATGGTCATGGAGGTGGTTACCTTGTCCAGGGGGATCCCCTCCAGCAGGATCTCCATGTCCCGCAGGGAGGAGATGGGGACCCCCACCTTGCCCACCTCCCCCAAAGCCATGGGGTGGTCGGAGTCGTAGCCCATCTGGGTGGGCAGGTCAAAGGCGATGGACAGCCCCGTCTGCCCCTGCTGAAGGAGGTAGTGGTAACGACGATTGGACTCCTCGGCCGTGGCGTAGCCGGCGTACTGGCGCATGGTCCAGTGCCTGCCCCGATACATGGTGGGGTGGATGCCCCGGGTATAGGGGTATTGGCCGGGCGGGCCCAGGTCGCGGGCCTCGTCAAATCCGATTTCCTGCAGATCAGCGGAGGTGTAGACCGTCTTGAGGGGGATGCCCGAGGGGTTCTCTACAGTCTCCGGAGGTTTGGAGTTGGGCGAAGCGGGGCGGTTGACGGGTGCCGACATGGAGGCCTCCTCTGGGTGTCGCCACCAGTGTAGGGGAGCGGGAAGGCGGTGTCAAAAGGGAGGCTCCTTCCGCCCTACGGCAAGGGAGGTGGGGCTCTTCTG
This genomic window from Dehalococcoidia bacterium contains:
- the rmuC gene encoding DNA recombination protein RmuC gives rise to the protein MMAVILLVGVIVLLLWLMRGRKSTSEPSPDAPILTAARDIEALKAKIDALASAHEGLRNTVFDLAKGLQALETKMVETTAGVKDVLKKDIQEAHQHLLTLKTQLEARIRWEQDFSESVRRIEAVLVGGRARGQAGENLLAEVFKQLPPDVVETNFRVNGRPVEFALILANGKRVPIDSKWTSAEYLERLERETDKASREKLLMQIEEIVVDRAREVSKYIDTSVTVNLAIAAVPDAVYAVCRRAHWEAYQQRVLLLPYSAAIFYILTLYHLHQQTAHSIDVEQIQNYCSEIERHLKQLQDELDNKVQRAVTMLNNATANLRNLISKLLGASAYLKSHKPVESALPQVGVKEPKND
- a CDS encoding methylmalonyl-CoA mutase family protein is translated as MSAPVNRPASPNSKPPETVENPSGIPLKTVYTSADLQEIGFDEARDLGPPGQYPYTRGIHPTMYRGRHWTMRQYAGYATAEESNRRYHYLLQQGQTGLSIAFDLPTQMGYDSDHPMALGEVGKVGVPISSLRDMEILLEGIPLDKVTTSMTINATASILLAFYIAVAKQQGVPQEALSGTIQNDILKEYIARGTYIYPPRPSMRLVVDVFKYCAQHMPKWNTISISGYHMREAGATAVQELAFTFANAIEYVQAALGAGLRIDDFAPRLSFFFAAHNNLFEEVAKFRAARRMWARIMRERFQAQDPRSWLLRFHTQTAGVTLTAQQPLNNVIRCTIQALAAVLGGTQSLHVNSYDEALALPTEEAVRLSLRTQQILAYESGVADVVDPLGGSYYVEWLTTRLEQEAQRYLDKIEELGGALAALERGYQQREIHESAYRFQEAVEQGRAVIVGVNRFTIEEPPPKDILRISPEAVRRQIERLHEVRRRRDNLRVQRTLARLEEVARSDENTVPAILECVEAYCTIGEMCDVLRRVFGEQKHPAGV